A genomic stretch from Erwinia sp. E_sp_B01_1 includes:
- a CDS encoding terminase endonuclease subunit: MLSPARRHLMRQQAVAASQQASNPLRHANGYELMLLKLNDDKRRLKKVRSKERKAELKRDMLPEYLPWVAGVLAKGKGAQDAVLMTVMIWRLDAGDVPGALEIARYALAHGLVPPSGFKRDATGYLLAEEVAEAATRAWTLKAPVDTGPLLATIELTKSEDMPDQVRAKLHKITGYVLRDAGRTLDAMEHLTRALQLHEGCGVKKDIERLATELKKQAIARR; this comes from the coding sequence ATGTTAAGTCCTGCCCGACGTCACCTTATGCGCCAGCAGGCGGTTGCCGCCTCGCAGCAGGCCAGTAACCCGCTGCGCCACGCGAACGGCTATGAGCTGATGCTGCTGAAGCTTAACGACGACAAGCGCCGCCTGAAGAAAGTGCGCTCGAAAGAGCGTAAGGCAGAACTCAAGCGCGACATGCTGCCGGAGTATCTGCCGTGGGTGGCGGGCGTGCTCGCTAAAGGAAAAGGCGCACAGGATGCCGTGCTGATGACCGTCATGATCTGGCGGCTGGATGCGGGCGACGTGCCGGGCGCGCTGGAGATTGCCCGGTACGCGCTGGCGCACGGTCTGGTGCCGCCGTCCGGCTTCAAGCGCGACGCAACGGGCTATCTGCTGGCTGAAGAAGTTGCTGAAGCCGCGACCCGCGCCTGGACGCTGAAAGCGCCCGTTGATACCGGGCCGCTGCTGGCGACGATTGAGCTGACGAAATCCGAAGACATGCCCGATCAGGTGCGCGCCAAGCTGCACAAAATTACCGGGTACGTTCTTCGCGATGCGGGCAGGACTCTGGATGCGATGGAGCATTTAACGAGGGCGTTGCAGCTGCACGAGGGCTGCGGCGTCAAAAAAGACATTGAGCGGCTGGCAACTGAACTGAAAAAGCAGGCCATTGCCCGCCGCTGA